The Microbacterium phyllosphaerae region GGCGTGTCGCGGCGTGTCGCCGAGACACCCCTTCGACCGGTGTCGCCGGCTCCCGGTAGCGTTGACCCGTGGCGGGATATCGGGACCTACTTCGCACGCCCGGAGTGGCGCGCATGATCGCGGCGCAGCTGACCGCGCGATTCCCCAACGGGATGAGTTCGCTCGCGATCCTCCTGCACGTGGAGCAGCAGACCGGCTCGTATGGATCCGCCGGGCTCGTGCTCGCCGCGACGAGCGTCGGACAGGCGGTCGCCGGCCCCATCACGAGCCGCTGGATGGGCGCGTGGGGCATGCGCCGTGTGCTGACCCTCACGCTCAGCGTGTGTGTGATCGCCGTGCTCGGACTCGCGTTCCTTCCCCTGAACGTGCCCGGATACATGGTCCTCGGCATGATCGCCGGGCTCTCGACCCCGCCGGTGCAGGCCGCGGTGCGCACCATCTATCCCAAGCTCGTCAACGCCAAGCAGCTCACCCCCCTGTTCTCACTCGACGCCTCGCTGCAGGAGATCATCTGGGTGCTGGCGCCCGTCGTGATCACGCTCGTCTCCACACAGGTGGGCACCGCGGAGGGACTGCTCCTCGTCGCGGTCGTCCTCGTCGGCGGAGGGGCGTGGTTCATCCTCTCCCCCGAGGTCGGACGCGTGCGCATCCCACGAAGCCGCAGCGCTCTCGGCAAGGTCGTTCTCAAGCCTCCGGTGCTCCTCGCCACGATCATCGGCTTCCTGCTCATCGGCGCCTGCTCGGCCGTCGAGGTCGGAGTGGTCGCGACGTTCGAGCACGGCAGCCTCGCAGCCGGCGTCGTGCTCGCGGTGTTCGCCGTCGGCAGCCTCGCCGGAGGGCTCTCGTTCGGGCACATCCCGATCGGCCCCTGGGCGATGGCCCGTCGCCTCACGATCGTCACGATCGGCCTCGCCCTCACGATGTTCTCTCTCAACGAGTTCTGGCTCGGCGGCACCCTGATCGTCGCCGGCATCGGCATCGCCCCGGCGCTCGCCGTGCTGTTCGCCATCACGACCGCCAGCGTCAAGTTCAGCGAGACCGCCGAGGCGTTCGGCTGGGCGGGCACCGGCCAGCTCATCGGGGCTGCCGCCGGATCCGCCGTGGCCGGGTTCCTCGTCGACGCGACGGATCCGCGCGGCGCCTACCTCGCAGCGACCCTGTTCGCGGCGGCCGGACTCGTCGTCTCGATCGTGTTCGTCCGCTCCTTCCCCGATCTGCGTCACCGAGACGCGAGTCCCCACCCCGACACCGAACCCCTGGCGGTCACCCCTTCATGAGCTCTGTCCCCTCCCCCGCATCCACCACCCCCGAGGTCGTCTGCGTGGGCGAGTCCATGGGTCTCGTCACGGCACTCGGCGCACCGCTCGCCGAGACCGAGACGGCAGCTCTCGGGCTCGCGGGCGCCGAGGGCAACGTCGCAGTGGGCCTTGTCGCAGCCGGGCATACGGCGGCGTGGGCCTCTCGTCTCGGCGACGACCCGATCGGCGAGCGGATCTCCACCGAGCTCGCTCGTCGAGGCGTCGAGCTGTGGGTCACGACCGATGCGGATGCTCCGACCGGCGTCATGTTCAAGGATCCCGGCGTCGAATCCTCCTCCGTCTACTACTATCGCCGCGGCTCCGCGGCCTCCCTGATGGCTCCGGGGTTCCTCGACGCCGCACAGCTCGCCGGCGTCCGGATCGTGCACACCACCGGCATCACCCCCGCGCTCTCCCCGTCGTGCCGCGCGATGGTCGACCAGCTCTCCGTCGATGCCCGCGCAGCAGGTGCCCTCGTCTCCTTCGACGTGAACGATCGTCGCGCGCTGTGGACCATGCAGGATGCCGCAGAGACGCTGGCCCGCCTCGCGGATGCCGCCGACATCGCGTTCGTCGGACGCGATGAGGCCGAGCGCATCTGGGGCACCGTGACGCCCGCCGCGATCCGCGCCCACCTCCCCCACTGCGGTCTGCTGATCGTCAAGGACGGCGACATCGGTGCGACGGCGTTCCGCGGTGACGCCGAGCCGGTGTTCGTGCCCGCTCCGCGCGTCGACGTCGTCGAGCCGGTCGGCGCCGGCGACGCGTTCGCCGCAGGGTTCCTCGCCGCGACCCTCGACGGCGCCGACCTCGCCGACCGCCTCTCCGCCGGGCATGCCGCCGCCGCCCGTGTGCTCACGACGCACGGCGACCTGCCTCCGCTGATCTGACCTCACGTGACCGCGACCGAGCTGCCCTGCGTATCCCGGTCGTAGGCTTGCTGCATGCCCGCACCGCTCTCGTTGCCTCGCATCTCCTGGGGAGACCCGACGTCTGACCGCCGCGTCCTCCTCGTGCACGGACTCGGCTCGTCCGGTGCACTCATGTGGCGCCTCGGCACCGCTCTGGCAGACGCGGGCCGGCACGCGACCGCGATCGATCTGCGCGGCCACGGAGACGCCCCTCGAGCCCTCGACTACTCGGTCGCCGCCTACGGCGCAGACCTCGTCGCAACGCTCCCCGACGGCGGCGGACCGTGGGATGCCGTCGTCGGCCACTCGCTCGGTGGCGCCTCGGCCACGGTGGCCGCGGCATCCGACCCCGAGTGGACCCGCCGACTCGTGCTCCTCGACCCCGCGATCCTCGTCGGCGGCCGCGACGCCACGATCGTGCGCAAGAGCCAGGAGCGCGCGTTCGCCGACAACCGGGTCGAGCTGGTGCAGCAGGAGCATCCGCACTGGCATCCGCAGGACTGGGAGCTCAAGGTCGACGCGGTGCACCGCACGAGCGCCTGGGCCGTCGAGCAGACGAGCAGGCAGAACACTCCCTGGGATGTCACGGCGGATGCCGCGCGTCTGACCGTACCCACGCACGTGATCGCCTCGGATCCCGCGGTCTACAGCATCTTCACCGGCGATGTCGCGGCTGGTTTGCTCGCCTCGAACCCGCTCATCACGATGTCGGTGGTCGCGGGATCGGG contains the following coding sequences:
- a CDS encoding MFS transporter — its product is MAGYRDLLRTPGVARMIAAQLTARFPNGMSSLAILLHVEQQTGSYGSAGLVLAATSVGQAVAGPITSRWMGAWGMRRVLTLTLSVCVIAVLGLAFLPLNVPGYMVLGMIAGLSTPPVQAAVRTIYPKLVNAKQLTPLFSLDASLQEIIWVLAPVVITLVSTQVGTAEGLLLVAVVLVGGGAWFILSPEVGRVRIPRSRSALGKVVLKPPVLLATIIGFLLIGACSAVEVGVVATFEHGSLAAGVVLAVFAVGSLAGGLSFGHIPIGPWAMARRLTIVTIGLALTMFSLNEFWLGGTLIVAGIGIAPALAVLFAITTASVKFSETAEAFGWAGTGQLIGAAAGSAVAGFLVDATDPRGAYLAATLFAAAGLVVSIVFVRSFPDLRHRDASPHPDTEPLAVTPS
- a CDS encoding sugar kinase, whose translation is MSSVPSPASTTPEVVCVGESMGLVTALGAPLAETETAALGLAGAEGNVAVGLVAAGHTAAWASRLGDDPIGERISTELARRGVELWVTTDADAPTGVMFKDPGVESSSVYYYRRGSAASLMAPGFLDAAQLAGVRIVHTTGITPALSPSCRAMVDQLSVDARAAGALVSFDVNDRRALWTMQDAAETLARLADAADIAFVGRDEAERIWGTVTPAAIRAHLPHCGLLIVKDGDIGATAFRGDAEPVFVPAPRVDVVEPVGAGDAFAAGFLAATLDGADLADRLSAGHAAAARVLTTHGDLPPLI
- a CDS encoding alpha/beta fold hydrolase — translated: MPAPLSLPRISWGDPTSDRRVLLVHGLGSSGALMWRLGTALADAGRHATAIDLRGHGDAPRALDYSVAAYGADLVATLPDGGGPWDAVVGHSLGGASATVAAASDPEWTRRLVLLDPAILVGGRDATIVRKSQERAFADNRVELVQQEHPHWHPQDWELKVDAVHRTSAWAVEQTSRQNTPWDVTADAARLTVPTHVIASDPAVYSIFTGDVAAGLLASNPLITMSVVAGSGHSLHRDKPEETIRQLEEALA